aattgacaAGACTACTATCTATAAATCctcaacaaaataaatatattgctataatatataattccaaatccatcccatcaacaataacaacattaTACGATGATGATTGGTCAGCTTttagtttaattttaaccagttttattaaattatgtCATTTAATGGATCCTTGGTCtcttttgaaatcattCGATTTATACACCacttttttaaatgatttatcagttggattcaataataattcttaTGGTTggttattatcaaatattattaaagaTACAATATCTCAAATGGTACCTTGGGCAAgaaaattggatttgataATGTATTTCAAAGAACAAGGAGGTAAATTCAGATTGAATTATATGGCAAGTatcattttgaaaatgtttaataatattagaATTAATGATTCTAATGTTTATAAAAAATCCATCATATTATATTTGGGTAATACTTTATGTTATATCTATTTCAAATTAGATAATCCCTTATTGTGTCGGAATATTTTCAGTAATATGCAAAATACAAGCTTAAAATTCAATGAGTTTAATCTTgatcaacaattgaaatatcGATATTATTTAGCCCGATATTATTTGatcaaatatcaattaattgaaagttTCAATCATTTACAATGGTGTCTAGTTAACACTTCAAGTTTgaagaatcaaaaattaaCCCTTGAATTGTTATTACCTGTAAGTTTGATACTTGGGAAAATAcctaatttcaattatttatcTCAACAAGGATTTAATTTCCCCTTTGTACAAATGTATCAAACTTTATCCAAATCCATAAGAGCAGGTGATTATTCTAAATTCAAGCAAGTAATTGATTCAAActatcattatttaaaggataagaatttattattattgatgaacAAAGCGGAAATACTTATATTAAGAAATTTGATCAAGAAAGTTTGGATCGTGCTTGATAAACCCAGCACaatgaattatttaaacaTACCAATTGAAGGACATTATAATGACGAATTGTATTTGGAGAATGTTTTTGTCACgttaattgattcaaatttaattaaaggGAAACTAACTAGTAGTAAGACTGTTGTATTGAGTAAAACTGATACGTTCCCCGatgttttcaatatttataaattgaaatatggcaataataatggtaattcaaatcaatggGTTTAAAATTTTACTATTATAGAACAATACATAGAGAAATCTATAGAAGCATATACTTAAACTAATAGAATAAAAGCAAAGCAGTTATTTTACAAGTCAAAAGTATTTCCAACAAATGTTAATTGTTGAACTGTAGTGTTTAATATTTTCTCTCAGTATCGTAAAAACAGAATCGATTTCGCAAATTGCTAGAAAGATCGTCCACACAAAAAATAACCACCCAAAAAACTCTCATAATCCCTTTATATTGGGTTGCTTACAACATATCAATTGCAAACCATCGCCACGGTATCTTATCGTGTTCTACCTCCTCATCTCACCAAATACACAATAATGACAATTACTACAGCATCTGTACcagaagaattgaaaactgATAAATCGGTGACACCATTCATCATaagatcaattgaattatctCAAGCCAACCCTATTGTTAGTTATTATTGTAAAATATACGTTTTGGAACATATTTTAACTAATAAATTACATACAActtcaaaagaaattgaattatttacaATTGAACTATTAGATGACACTGAATCGATTAAGAATAAtactgaagatgaagatttcCATAagattttaaataataaacaattatcaCTTAATGTAGCATTATCATTTacttataaattatttaattcatGTCTTGAAACATTACTGAATTTAACTTcatcaaaacaacaacaatcagCATTAATAAGTAAAATGAAGGCAactttgaattttttgagTTTGTTGGCCGTTTTCAAATCCCTGGAAGATATTGATTGGGAGAAAATAAGTGGTGGTAAAGCCAATGATTGGGAtagttttgataaattaaataaggaaaaaattaagattttgaaatatcaattatcgAGATTGTTAAAGGGGGAGATTCAAGTTAAggatgaattgaatgatgaagaattggagAAAGAGTTGgataaagaattggaagaaaTAAGTGGTGAAGACGTTGAACCAGAACACCATGAGCAATCtggaattgaaaaagaaactacTGAAGAGATAAATTTACCAGGAGCACCTAATGATATGCCGAAgtttattgaagaaaaagatgaaCACAGCCCACAATTGCCACGGGCACCATCTACTTTAAATGAGTCGAACaaaggagaagaagaagataacGATAATGACGATTCAGTGAAATTGCCCGGTGTACCCCATTTCCCACccgatgaagaagatgacaCGGTTAAATTACCAGGAGCACCGAAATATTTACCAGACGATGATTTATCACATATCAACAAATCGTCAACAATTCAAGTATTCCCACCTACTGATGGAACTCAAAAGAAATCAGATTCACCAATTAAAAAACCATCTGCTACAAAACATCACCCACCATTAACAAAAGAAGGcattaaacaaatattgaatCGAGATGACACTATTACTCAAGTGCAAAAGCATGCTAAATTTGCTCAATCGGCATTACAGTTTGAAGATTTTAGTGAAGCGGAAAAACAACTAACACAAGGATTggagttgttgaaaatattaagaaaacaagaagaagaagaaggaaatTAAATGTGGGATACAACCCAAGTATTGGAAAAAAGTGGAGAGTATGTAATTGTTTAGCAAATGTTAAAGAAATCAACACATGATGTAACAATAAACTATATATCTGGAATTACTTTAATCTACTTTTTGATCTCAAGAAGTTTAACTCTTGTAGGCTGTGTAGGtatatatgtgtgtgtgtataaAGAAGACTAGCTATATGTGTATTGAGTTATATGTATGATCGAGTAAATTTCTTCCCTTCAAATGGGGCTGCTACCAAGTAAGAAAAGACTCATTAGACAACCACCAAGATGTTTTGTTTCGTTTATATGTTGTACCACGAAACTGGGGCCCCAAAAAACTCATCGTAATCTTAATTTTAGTTGTAGTACTTGAATTCACAATAATGCAAAAAACTTATTGCCAAGTAATCCCATTTGAATACTCCagatatttttcaatcaagaaaaaaagaatggaATTAAAAAGATTAACTTGAAACCAACTCTAACGTGAATTGAATACCACCATTAACAAGAATAACAATAGTTGCAATTATAAACACAAAGTCACGAAAATGAACATGAagaaagaacaacaacaacagaagctcttttcttcttgttcttaTTCTTTGTTGTTCTATTGAGGTTACTTCACATACATGAAATAGAACGAACTTTAAAcgatgaaattgaaactgaataattaataacaaGATTGTCTAAATGAGGCTGTGATTTCGATTTCTTTGTGTATGGTGTATAGTGTAAAACTTTTTCAGGAGTATAAATTTCAAAGCGTGTataaaaatggaaaaaaaaagtaaatcTCATTAAACGCgcaatttattatcattttgtAAACATATGACGTCACACATTAGGAATTGTTCAATGTATTTTTGACAATATTGGACTCAACAAAGCATATTGAGGCTTTAAATGAACTAGTGTAGCAGAGTTTTTGTTCTCTCAAGAATTGTCGTTTATACCAATGGCAAGATCAAGAGAAGTAGATTATAGGATAGTGGTTAGTATTTGTAGTTAGTGTCAGGTTTAAGTAATGCACCAAATAAATGCGACTGCTTTCCTAATTGAgcatattttttattgCATCTAGATTCATCATAGTAGATTATGCATGTTAAACGATGGGCTGTGATCACCACTATCGACAATTAAAAGAGCAACAACACTATTAGATTTATTACCAGTATTAAGCTTTATAGTGTATGTCCAATTGCAACAGGTAGAATCTCACTTTCAAAGCCTTGTTCAGAGAAGGCAATTATAATAGTCTTTGAATATACTCTGATCTTGTATCCTTTAGAATACCAAGCAAAACcttcttttgtttgttttcaaCTAAAAACACCCAAGACTTTGGATCCATTGgcaaaaacaagaaaatcaataaGCACAATATTAGACTAATTATGGGTGTATGTGAATAGAATTTTAACATCAAGAGCTTTGTGCGATGTTCATTTTAGCAAattgtgttgttgttgttgttgttattattcttttcttctctgGGTTAAGAGATATAAAATATTagtaacaataaaatataataattagAACAGTAACTCCAAAATTATACTTAGGAAACATATATAGGTTCTTAGTTTTCCCTAAAAATCGACATATTGCAACAGAATACATTTCTACAATTTTCAGCCATCAACTACAAATTTGTCctaacaaaattattattcattctTATCTGTCCAACCAACACCATTAAGATTTAATAGAGAAATATAATAActagttgttgttagttTGTGAATGGATATAACCACAAACCTAGAAAATAACACATACACCAATACATTATAATAAAAGAAGATCCACTACAACACAACACAATAAGTAAAGGAAGCAAAAGCAAGAGAGAGCcaaagagagaaaaagtaaaaaatcaaaacattcaaaacattcaaaaattgagatcaaactttttttattttttctttctttctctttttggACGACAACAGTGAGAAATCTTTCTACCCACATTCAATCATATCTCTCAAAGAGCCACATCATACACATATATACTatttattactattattctTGCTTATTGAAAGTATAAAACAgcattcaatattttttccTATTTACAAGAATCTAGCTAAATCAAAATACCTACTAAATTGCTATCATGGAGGCaatgaaaaagagaatGACTACGCATTCCCCCAAACCAGAGTCTCCGAAACCGGCAACTTCTCCAGATTCGGATAGCTTGGAAGGATTATCACCAGAATTGGTACCTATTGTCACACTTTTATCTTCTCAAGCACATCGTCGATACAATGAAGGGATCTTTATGCTTTATTATGATTTAAATGGTGATGGGAAACCCGCAGATCGTGAATGGAGAGAAGTTTATGGTATTTTGACCGGTAATCAATTAGCATATTGGGATGCAGCAAATTTGGCCCAGTTTAAAAATAACCCAAGTGCATTATTGGAGACTTCTTCTAAACCAAACTATATAAATTTCACCGATTCAGTGTATAATGCCATGAAGACGTTACCGGCAGCCAAACAAAACTTGGATaatgttattattgtctCAACAACTTTGAAGAATAGATATTTATTACAATTTAAGTCTTATAAAGATTTGACTGTATGGTATGCAGCATTGAGATTGTCGAATTTTGAATACTCATCGTTGCAGGAAGCTTACACGGGGGCATTATTATCAGCAAGAGGATCACGATTGTCAGATATAAGGACGATTTTGGCAGAAAAAAGATTTGATCACGAAGATTGGGTTAGTATAAGGTATGGTAGTGGTATGGCTTGGAAACGTTGTTTTGCTGTCGTTGAGCCTTCGACcttaaaaaagaaagtgtTTACCCCTGGTCGGATATTATTTTATGAAAATGaacagaaaaagaagaaacaattgatgGCAATGGTAACCAACGCCACAGCTGTTGCTGCTATATATCCACAATCacatttattgattgaCCATTCTACAATGTTGAAAATGGAAGGTTATATTAATTTCACGTCTCCAAGTTTATCTACTAAAGTATCTAAAAAGAGTGCCAGTGATTTCAAACACACATCACTTTTTTTAATGCCAGAACAGCATTCTTCTGTACCTGGATTTGACACATTGATTAGATTTTTAGTGCCGTTATTAGATTCTTTCGGATTGTACGGGAGACCAAAAAGACTTAAAGCCAATAGAAATGATACTGACTCATTGTTATTTGGTTTGCCAACTTTACCTCATGTACATTATttggaattgaatgatGTCTTGGATTTAACTAGAGGTGATTTTTTGAGTTGGGATTTGAAGACTTGGACAGATAATATTAAAggtattttgaaaacaaaaattgatagAGGATACGAAGGTTGTGGAAGTCAAAGAGGAATCAAGGGGGCTGTTACCTCTTTAAGCAGTCCAGTGACTTCAACTGGTTCACCAAGATTTGCTAGTGGCCAAGGATTTTCTTCGAGACTGACATCGTCTTCCTCGTCTCAACCTAGACAGAATCAGCAAACACCCCAACAAAGGAAACCACCACCGCCAGGACCTGAATTGAAACCTGCTGGTAAAAGTTTTGATAAGAATGTTAATGATTTACATATTGGAGTGTCCAATGATAATTTACTTTCGGCtgataaaatgaaaaataatcacAAATCAGTGCAATTAGCAGAAATTTACCAAAAGTATTCTGATTTGAAAACGCCAAGTGATAACTACACTGACAGAAACATTTTGTTGAATGGGTCTCATGAACATTTGATGGAAGATGAATTGCCTGCTGGTATAcaacaaatgaaattgcATGACAATATTTATCCTAAAGACGACGATGGCTTGTTTAGtgatgacgacgacgatgatgatttggCTAAAGTTGATGTCAGAAAAATTGGTATGAATAATGATGGTTCCAGTCAATCTTTGGATCCAACGTTAGGAGCCTTAAAAGTTCCTTATTCAGACGATAGAGCCGGTAGTTATTCTTCAGTTATTTCACCAATGTCTCAATTTAACAACCTTAAGGAGAGTTACCAAAATGTTGATCGCAGAGCTCCATACCCGAACAATAGTGATAATGaaagtgatgatgattctCCTCCACCTCCAGTGCCATCTCATGATCAGAAATATCAGACAGGTTTACAAGGGAAACTGAGTGCTTTTAGTCAAGGTGCTGCTACTTCAAGAGGCGCTGGTGGAATGATAAATGGATCTTCCAGTGAATCACGTTCTCAAGGTCAACAAAAACCAAAGTATATTTCGTCACCCAATTCGTCCCAGAATCATATTCATAGAATACATTCACCAGAAAAAGGGTCACCATTGGGTAGAGCTAATGTGCAATACCCTATTTCTCCAGAACGTTTGACAGACGTTCACAAATCGTCGGATAATTTAGCTGATGCTATAAAGTTGCCAGTCTTACCTGCTATAAATAAAGTTCCTCCACAAGAAGAACAACGCCAACCACAGAAGTACCcgcaaccacaaccacaaccacaatcGCAACCACATCcataccaacaacaacaacaacaacaacaaccaagGCAGCAGCAATTATATTCTCCACAACAAGTGCAGCAACAGAAATATcaccagcaacaacaacaacaacttcaacagcaacagcagcaatactatcaacaacagaaatTTCAGCAACTGCAACAACCACAAAGACctttacaacaacaacagcagcagccaccacaacaacaacattatcaaAAGCAGCCACAACagcaaccacaacaacaacctcaTAGAGTGCCACCtcctcaacaacaaccccaacaacaattatcGCAAGCTTATAGGGCTGCTCCACCaacacaacaaaaacaaccaCCTCCTCAACAACAGCTTTATGGACGTTCTCAGCCACAAAGTTTCCCCAGGGAACCACCAAATGGTCATCCACAAGGATCAGGGTTTATGCAAAATCGTGGTGTTATTCCTAGAAATAATGGACAAGCACCTCCACCACAACCCCAAAATGGTGCTAGAGGATTTGTTAgccaacaacagcaacagcaacagcaacagtaCCAGTATTCATACTTACCTCTGGGTGCTTCTGGTCAACCaaaacaacagcagcaacaacaaccacaacaacaaccgcAACCGCACCGAGGACATCATCCTTATGGTGCACAATATACTAGCCAGAATCCTAATGGCCAAGCTAGGTATTATTAAGATTGGATAGTTATTGATTCATGAAtgagatttttttttatactATTACTTTgttactattactattattatttgtatttgtatttataCTTTAGATATATCTATATATTTTAAGAAAAACTATTTTATATGTCtttgtttatttcttttatcATTTCCATAACATGCtctaatatatatatatatatatatgtatatctatacatcaatttcattttgaagtttttccgttttcttcaatttggtGAAAATTGTAATAAGTATTTATCAATGCATCTTTGACTACAAAATTGTTTCCGAATTGGGACAtttttattcaacaatatatCATACCATTCATAAACTTGTGCCACGGGGTTAACGACAATTAAATCACATTGATTACAAGtatcattaaaattgaattttccCTTTGTTATCGccaatttaattaattgatgatataatTGTGGAACATTCCGTTTCCagatttttgtttcttgaTAACTAACATCATAATTGGccaatttattcaaacaTAAAGTAGTCAAAGAAGGTAAATACGTAGAtggttgatgatgttgttgttgttgaattaaataGATTATTTTAGTTCGATATTTTAATGTGGCTGATTCTATttggtttgaaaaattggcaGGAGAGGTAGCGTCGGCGTCCGTGGTGACGTCGGCGGTGgtgaaatcaataatatcatttttattaaaatcacCAATTGATATAAATGGATTAGGTCCAGCACGGAAactaatcaattttttcaaatttaaaatttgataagGTAAAAATTTCAAGGAATTGGCAcctaatgataaatcaactaaattagataatttatcaattaatggTGGAATGacttttaattgatttactCTCAATGCTAATACTTGTAATTTGgtgaatttaaataatgcTCGTGGTAATTCCGTtaaattgttattggttaaatataattgataagaAACCGCTTGGGAATGCAATTGTGATTGTGATTGTATTGTCGTTGTTGCCGTTGTTGCAGTAGATGGATcgttttcattatcaagGTTGAAAATTActaaattgttcaaatctTTGATTTCTGGTGGTAGATCATATAAATTCATACCttctaaattgattattgtttGCATGTCTTCAAAACAACCAAGAATTATATTTCGTGCTCGATTGTAACTGGCCTGTCTTGCCTTTTCATTAACATCTTCTACACCAGTACTGGTATTGTTAGTAGAAACTGTACATGTTGAAGATGTAAATACTAATGCTGgtggttgttgatgattaaAAGTACCATTAAACCGATTGAATCTATCAATACCAAAATCTGCATCCGAactcaattcttttaaaggtttcttttttatagGACTATTTTCGTTTCTAGCATTCTTGATGTTGtcattattgttgtcaTTATTGCTATCATTATTAGTAGTGGCAATCGGGTtgaattcatcaaattcacTTGGTAATAGattcaaatcaactttCTTGGGAGGTGACTTGGGCACTCCGAAATTATATTCTATATTTGTAGTAAAATCAAACTCAGACACTAATGGAACATCAGAATATAAAGCTGGCGGTGGACTACTTGGAGGCAATTGGTACTTATCATTTTCACCTTGTTCATTGTCGTtgtcaatatcaatattaattaCCGTAGGTGTTTCTCCTTCTTCATTTGAGTCGTCGTAGAAATCTTCAAGGTCGACtcttttaatattatctTTGTCATTGAAACTTTCAcccatttttcttttcaaactAGGAAGAAATCTTTGTTCAGATAATGCTACTCGACGTAATTGAGGTTTCAATGGTGACGATGCTGATAAAACAGTTTTCCTCGTGTGATATTTACTACTTgcattttcatcaatggTGGACTTGTCTCTGGGTGTGGTATCATAAGGGATAGAATCGTTAATTGATGAGTTGGTATAAGCAAAAGGTAATAAGGGATTATCTTTTTCCATATCGTGTGGAAGGGGGGGTGTTCTTCTAAATGTATTGGAGGGATAAGGGGGTAttaaaaggaaaaaaaaaactctgTTATATACTATTCAATTACTACTagatatataaatatgttTTAGCTTTTGAATACTATAGCAATAGTTAGTTTCTAGTAAAcatcaaaatataaaaagaataaaggAATGAAGTAGTAAAAAGATGTGATTTTAAGGGTTTAAAATTTTCTGTTTGTGAAgtagaaatttttttttataagCGTCtataaaccaaaacaataaaacccgaaaaaaaaatagcgGGATACGCGACACCGTTTGATTCGTTGAATTCTTGAatataacaacaaataaacaattgaataagtTTAATATCACACGATAAAGACCTTCGTTTGAACTTGAATACTTTAACACCAAGAgttaattgttttatttgtGAATTGGACTAAGTTGATTAGTTTTCTATAACCCATTGACTCTTTCGCGTCACTTTCCTCTGTAAATTCATATTAAGAGTATTGTTCTTAGTATACTATTTCTCTACACTAATCATTAATTCTAAGATAAATATAAGCAAAGTGAATACATaactttaataaattttaagGAGAAAGCCTTGTTGAAATGTGTAAgttgtttaattttgtaCATTTTTGGCCTGTTTTTCAAGatcaaaaatagaaatagactttttctttttcgcAGTAATTGATATCACTAATAAAAACCGTTGCATAATAAACTATACAATCTACTTGATAAAACTCATTCTATATATGTAACTTGAATGAACTGGAAAAACCTTTATTGATATACAAGATTTAAAGTAAAGCCATATTTACAGCAGTCTTGTTAGTCTAGCCCCCCCCACAACAAGTAACAAACAATGGCAATATATTTTGTGGTAAAACAATCTGCCACACACCGAGGGTGAAGAATAgagaaacaacaattgttaTAGGTGCGTGTAATAATGTTCAATTTGTGGAGAGAGTGTGTGGGTGTGTCTTTGTGGACAATCTTGAGAATTATTTTATCACATTCACCACCAAACCACGACAATCTCACTCATATATCCAACGGTTAAATTTTAGACAAAGTAGGGCTACTATAAGTTGccatttatttattctaTTCTACACATACCCATTACATTCAAGCTCCACGCTTTATCAAACTCTTTACTAAAAAATGACTGCTACCACGGCCACAACCACCACTAACCCTAGTATTACCCCGGAACTATTACTTAAATTGGCTTACTCTTATCCCAATCTACAAAATTCATGGTATCTAATCGCCGTGGCCACATTGACTCAATTAAACTTATCAGAAGAAATCCCTAAAGTCTTCCATTTTGCTTTACGACAACAATTGTTAGAATTTCAAAATGATTCTAGTTTGTTGACTAATGAAACAATGTTGAAATTAGCTGAAGATTCAATTAGTTCTAGTGAAAGATTCCCTGATATTCATCAAACCGGGGTTAAATTACCTGATGTATTGATACCTCATACTTATAGTGAAAAATTGCctttaaattataaatattatcaaGGTAAAGATATACGTCAAACCCAACAATCAATAGTTGATCAAATTAGAGAggtattattgaaaattagTATGTTCAGTGGATTACCCAAATCgatcaattcatt
This genomic stretch from Candida albicans SC5314 chromosome 1, complete sequence harbors:
- a CDS encoding uncharacterized protein (Putative nuclear pore-associated protein; Hap43p-induced gene; induced upon low-level peroxide stress; possibly an essential gene, disruptants not obtained by UAU1 method), whose product is MSVVQFINEINQTYSISDNRQKIDQLTRLLSINPQQNKYIAIIYNSKSIPSTITTLYDDDWSAFSLILTSFIKLCHLMDPWSLLKSFDLYTTFLNDLSVGFNNNSYGWLLSNIIKDTISQMVPWARKLDLIMYFKEQGGKFRLNYMASIILKMFNNIRINDSNVYKKSIILYLGNTLCYIYFKLDNPLLCRNIFSNMQNTSLKFNEFNLDQQLKYRYYLARYYLIKYQLIESFNHLQWCLVNTSSLKNQKLTLELLLPVSLILGKIPNFNYLSQQGFNFPFVQMYQTLSKSIRAGDYSKFKQVIDSNYHYLKDKNLLLLMNKAEILILRNLIKKVWIVLDKPSTMNYLNIPIEGHYNDELYLENVFVTLIDSNLIKGKLTSSKTVVLSKTDTFPDVFNIYKLKYGNNNGNSNQWV
- a CDS encoding uncharacterized protein (Protein of unknown function; Hap43-induced gene), with product MEKDNPLLPFAYTNSSINDSIPYDTTPRDKSTIDENASSKYHTRKTVLSASSPLKPQLRRVALSEQRFLPSLKRKMGESFNDKDNIKRVDLEDFYDDSNEEGETPTVINIDIDNDNEQGENDKYQLPPSSPPPALYSDVPLVSEFDFTTNIEYNFGVPKSPPKKVDLNLLPSEFDEFNPIATTNNDSNNDNNNDNIKNARNENSPIKKKPLKELSSDADFGIDRFNRFNGTFNHQQPPALVFTSSTCTVSTNNTSTGVEDVNEKARQASYNRARNIILGCFEDMQTIINLEGMNLYDLPPEIKDLNNLVIFNLDNENDPSTATTATTTIQSQSQLHSQAVSYQLYLTNNNLTELPRALFKFTKLQVLALRVNQLKVIPPLIDKLSNLVDLSLGANSLKFLPYQILNLKKLISFRAGPNPFISIGDFNKNDIIDFTTADVTTDADATSPANFSNQIESATLKYRTKIIYLIQQQQHHQPSTYLPSLTTLCLNKLANYDVSYQETKIWKRNVPQLYHQLIKLAITKGKFNFNDTCNQCDLIVVNPVAQVYEWYDILLNKNVPIRKQFCSQRCIDKYLLQFSPN
- a CDS encoding uncharacterized protein (Ortholog(s) have cellular bud neck, cellular bud tip, cytoplasm localization), which translates into the protein MEAMKKRMTTHSPKPESPKPATSPDSDSLEGLSPELVPIVTLLSSQAHRRYNEGIFMLYYDLNGDGKPADREWREVYGILTGNQLAYWDAANLAQFKNNPSALLETSSKPNYINFTDSVYNAMKTLPAAKQNLDNVIIVSTTLKNRYLLQFKSYKDLTVWYAALRLSNFEYSSLQEAYTGALLSARGSRLSDIRTILAEKRFDHEDWVSIRYGSGMAWKRCFAVVEPSTLKKKVFTPGRILFYENEQKKKKQLMAMVTNATAVAAIYPQSHLLIDHSTMLKMEGYINFTSPSLSTKVSKKSASDFKHTSLFLMPEQHSSVPGFDTLIRFLVPLLDSFGLYGRPKRLKANRNDTDSLLFGLPTLPHVHYLELNDVLDLTRGDFLSWDLKTWTDNIKGILKTKIDRGYEGCGSQRGIKGAVTSLSSPVTSTGSPRFASGQGFSSRSTSSSSSQPRQNQQTPQQRKPPPPGPELKPAGKSFDKNVNDLHIGVSNDNLLSADKMKNNHKSVQLAEIYQKYSDLKTPSDNYTDRNILLNGSHEHLMEDELPAGIQQMKLHDNIYPKDDDGLFSDDDDDDDLAKVDVRKIGMNNDGSSQSLDPTLGALKVPYSDDRAGSYSSVISPMSQFNNLKESYQNVDRRAPYPNNSDNESDDDSPPPPVPSHDQKYQTGLQGKSSAFSQGAATSRGAGGMINGSSSESRSQGQQKPKYISSPNSSQNHIHRIHSPEKGSPLGRANVQYPISPERLTDVHKSSDNLADAIKLPVLPAINKVPPQEEQRQPQKYPQPQPQPQSQPHPYQQQQQQQQPRQQQLYSPQQVQQQKYHQQQQQQLQQQQQQYYQQQKFQQSQQPQRPLQQQQQQPPQQQHYQKQPQQQPQQQPHRVPPPQQQPQQQLSQAYRAAPPTQQKQPPPQQQLYGRSQPQSFPREPPNGHPQGSGFMQNRGVIPRNNGQAPPPQPQNGARGFVSQQQQQQQQQYQYSYLPSGASGQPKQQQQQQPQQQPQPHRGHHPYGAQYTSQNPNGQARYY
- a CDS encoding uncharacterized protein (Ortholog(s) have ATPase activator activity, role in late endosome to vacuole transport via multivesicular body sorting pathway, positive regulation of protein oligomerization and endosome membrane, multivesicular body localization), which codes for MTITTASVPEELKTDKSVTPFIIRSIELSQANPIVSYYCKIYVLEHILTNKLHTTSKEIELFTIELLDDTESIKNNTEDEDFHKILNNKQLSLNVALSFTYKLFNSCLETLSNLTSSKQQQSALISKMKATLNFLSLLAVFKSSEDIDWEKISGGKANDWDSFDKLNKEKIKILKYQLSRLLKGEIQVKDELNDEELEKELDKELEEISGEDVEPEHHEQSGIEKETTEEINLPGAPNDMPKFIEEKDEHSPQLPRAPSTLNESNKGEEEDNDNDDSVKLPGVPHFPPDEEDDTVKLPGAPKYLPDDDLSHINKSSTIQVFPPTDGTQKKSDSPIKKPSATKHHPPLTKEGIKQILNRDDTITQVQKHAKFAQSALQFEDFSEAEKQLTQGLELLKILRKQEEEEGN